The Crassaminicella indica genomic interval AAAAAGCCATTTTTAGCTCAGAATTGTGCTGCCATTCCAGAGTCTTTGTTAGAAGGAATTCTTTTTGGAACGGTTAAGGGTGGTTTTACAGGAGCTATTAATCGGCCAGGGTTATTTGAACAGGCAAATGGAGGAACAATTTTTTTAGATGAAATAAATTCTATGGGGTTACAGCTTCAGTCAAAGTTATTAAGAGTTTTGCAAGAGGGAACAATAAGAAGAGTTGGAGGGTTAAAAGATATCCCTATTAATGTGAGAATTATAGCAAGTACCAATGAAGAGCCTTATGAATCAATTGAAAAAGGGAAAATTCGGAAGGATCTTTTTTATAGGATTAATGTGATTCCTATTTATTTGCCACCTCTTAGACAAAGGGTAGATGATATAGAAGTTTTAGCAAAATATTTTGTAGATAAATATAATAAAAAATTAAATAAAAAAGTAAAGACAATAGATGGATTTGTGCTAAATGCTTTTAAAAACTACAAATGGCCCGGAAATGTGAGAGAATTAGAGAATATTATTGAAGGTGCTATGAATATTGTTGAAAATGAAAGCATATTAAAAAAAGAACATTTTTCTCCTCAGGCAAATGCAAAAATATTTGCACTTGCTTATGAAAGTCATATTGAGTTAAAAAAGAGTTTGCCTGATACACTAGAAGAAATTGAAAAAAATATTATTATAAAAGTACTAAAATCATGTAATAATAACATTTCAAAGGCTGCTTTAGAACTTGGTATTAAAAGGCAAACATTACAGCATAAATTGAGAAAATATAAAATCACTGTAAAATAAACTGCAAAAATATTTGCATGTACATGCAAATATTTTTGCAGTTTATTTATATATGAAAAAAATAATATCTATAAACGAGAAAATAGTGAAAAAATAATGAATAAATATTCTGAAAATAATAAAAAACGACACTTTATTCTATAAATCTACACAAAATATTTTATTAAAAGTGCTAAATTTTGGCATGAAAATTGCAATGTATAAGTATGTAAAATAAGTAAAAAATTTTCGGAGGTGTTTTAAATGGAAAATGTAAAAGTAATTATTTGGGGCTTAGGTGCAATGGGAAGTGGTATGGCAGAGATGCTCCTTAAAAAGAAAGGTGTTGAAATTGTAGGGGTAGTTGGTAGAGGTAAAAAATTAGGAACAAGTATGTATGATTATTTGTCTGTTGAAAGAGGGGACAGACCTGATGTATTAATAGGAGCATATGATGAAGTGATTACTGAAAAGGCTGCAGATGTAGTATTGCTTTGTACAGATTCTTTTACAAAAAATGCATTTGAAAAAATAAAATTCTGTTTGGAAAAGAAAATCAATGTAATATCAAGTGCTGAAGAAATGGCTTATCCAAAGGCACAAGAACCAGAATTAACAAAAGAAATGGATAGAATTGCAAAAGAAAATGGTGTTACTGTTCTAGGAACAGGAATTAATCCAGGGTTAATGATGGATTTATTGGTGATTGCATTGACTGGAGCATGCGAAGAAGTAGAACACTTAACAGCTAGACGTGTAAATAGTTTATCACCATTTGGACCTGCGGTTATGGAAGAACAAGGAATTGGTCTTACGGTGGAAGCTTTCAACAAAGGTGTTGAAGAAGGCACATTAGCAGGACATGTTGGTTTTGCTGAATCTGTTAATATGATCGCTGATGCAATTGGTTGGAAATTAAGTGATAAAGTAAAACAAACTATGGAGCCAATCGTTACAAGTGTACATAGAAAATCTCCATATGCAGAAGTTCAACCAGGAGATGTAGCAGGTTGTGCTATGAAGGGATATGGATATGTTGATGGAGAATTAAAAATAGAAATGGATCATCCACAGCAAATTGAACCAGAACTCGAAGGGGTACATACAGGAGATTATATCATTATTAAAGGAACACCAAATATTAATATGGCAATCAATCCAGAGGTGCCTGGTGGAATAGGAACAATTGCTATGTGTGTAAATATGATTCCTCATGTAATTAATGCAAGACCTGGACTTAAGACAATGATTGATTTACCAGTACCAAGAGCTATCATGGGAGATATGAGAGATTTAATAGAAAGGTAGGCAGAAAAAATGCAAGTTAAAAAGGGCGAATGGGTAAGAATTCATAATATTGTTTTAGATGCAAAAGAAAGAGCACCACAAGTGCCAGAAGATACTAAAAAAGTTCCATTAGAAGCATGGGTGAAAGGGTTTTTACAACATGATGCACAAATTGGAGATGAAGTCGAAGTAAAAACTATGACAGGAAGGATTGAAAAAGGAAAGCTTATAGAAGTGAATTCAACTTATCATCATAACTATGGTAATTTTGTTCCTGAGCTTCTTCAAATAGGCATAAGCTTGCGAGATATCCTTTGGGGAGGTGAAGCTCATGAGTAGGGACATGAGTTATGAAGGTGTAATGGCTAGAAAAAATGAAATAATGAAAAAAGCCATAGGGATAGATTATAGTATTTTTGAGTCAGGGCATATTCGTTTTGACTATGAAGAAATGATGCGTGAAACAGGATATACTCTTGATGAAATGCAAAAAATTCAAGGGGATACAGGAGTTGGGAATACTCCTTTATTAGAATTAAAAAATTTAACTAAGCTTGCAAGAATGGTATCGCCAGCTGGAAAAGGTGCTAGAATTTTTGTGAAAGATGAAGCGGCTAATCCATCAGGAAGTTTTAAAGCTAGAAGAGCTGCAAATGCAGTATATCATGCGAAAAAATTAGGATATAAAGGTGTTATTGCAGCAACAAGTGGAAATTATGGAGCAGCTGTAGCAAGTCAAGCTGCAATTCATGGACTTAAATGTATTATTGTACAGGAATGCTATGATAGTAAGGGGTTAGGACAACCAGAAATCATAGAAAAGGCTAGAAAATGTGAAGCTTATGGAGCAGAGGTTGTTCAACTAACAGTAGGTCCTGAGTTATTTTATACTTTTTTAAAGTTATTAGAAGAAACTGGATATTTCAATGCTTCTCTTTATTCACCATTTGGTATAGCAGGTGTTGAAACACTAGGATATGAAATTGCTATGCAGTTTAGAGAAAGAGTTGGAAGAGATCCAGATGTGGTTGTATGTACAAATGCAGGTGGAGGAAATTTAACAGGTACGGCTCGTGGTTTATTAAAAGCAGGTGCTGATCATGTAAAAGTTGTAGGAGCTAGTGTAGACCTAACAGGATTACATATGGCTAGTGATGAGCAATTTAATAAAAAATCATTTACCACAGGACATACTGGATTTGGTATACCTTTTGCAACATGGCCAGATAGATCGGATGTACCAAGATCAGCAGCTAGACCTCTTCGATATATGGATAGATATGTTATTGTTACACAAGGTCAAGTGTTTTATATGACAGAAACACTTGCACAAATCGAAGGCTTAGAAAGAGGTCCAGCGGGAAATACTTCATTAGCTGCTGCTTTTAGTATTGCTCAAGAATTGGACGAAGATAAAATAATTGTTGTACAAGAAACAGAATATACAGGAGCTGGAAAACATGTTCAACCACAATTGTCATTTGCAAGAGATAATGGAATAGAACTAAAATTTGGCAATCCAGAAGAAGAAGTTCCTGGTAAAAATATTATTTTACCAGAGCATCCAAGATTGATAAAAGCAAAGGATATAGATTTGAATAAATTAAAGAGATCTTATATTCATCATTGTATTGAGACATATAGTAAAAATGAAATCAGTTCAGCAGATTTAGAATTTTTAGTACAAGATACAAAATCTAGTGTTGAATTTGTAAGGGAAGTTTTAAGTGAAAAGGGAGTTAAAGTGGTGGAATAAACAAAAGAGTAAGAGTAAGTGTAAAATGAGCGATTAATTTTACATTTTCTCTTACTTACTCTATTATTTTATATGAAATGGGGGAAAAGTTTTGAAAGCATATTTAAAAAGAGAAGATGATTTTCAACAAAGAAGAAAGCATTTAGCAAATCTCACTGATGAAGAATTAAAGGAAAGATTTTGGGAATTAGCAGAAAAAGCTGTAGAACCATTATTAGAACTTGCAAGAAAGAATACAACACCATCAATAGAGCGTTCGGTACTTTTAAGAATGGGATTTTCAAGCTTAGAAGCAAAACCATTAGTAGAAGGTGCAATTGAGAGAGGATTAATGGGAAAAGGTGTAGGACATATTGTTTATAGAATTGCTAAAGAGAAAAATATTCCTCTTAGACAAGCAGGGCTTGAAATGATTGAAGGAAAGCATTGGGACGATGCTATAGAAATCTTTAGAGGGGGGGTAGCATAATGAAAAAATTAGATATTAATGAAAAATTAGATATCAGAGAAATTTTAAAGGATCTTGAAAGCTATAGACCAAAGAGAAGAGGATGGACTTGGAGAAAAAAATTAGATAAACTTCAAATTGGACCCCATACATATCATGATTGCTCACCATCTTTAAAGAATTCTATAGGTATCCCTGCCGCAGTACAATACTTTGATAATTTAGATCCTCAACCACAAGAGACAATTACTACTGAAATCGCTTCAGGTAGATTTGAAGATGATATTAGAAGAATGAGAATGGCTGCGTGGCATGGTGCTGACCATATGATGGTAATTAGAACTGCTGGACAATCTCACTTTGATGGATTGATAGAAGGAACACCACAGGGAATAGGGGGTATTCCTGTTACTAGAAAACAAGTTAGAGCACAAAGAAAGGCTTTGGATCTAATAGAAGAAGAAGTAGGAAGACCAATAAACTATCATTCTTATGTTAGTGGTGTTGCAGGACCTGAAGTAGCGGTTATGTTTGCAGAAGAGGGGATAAATGGTGCTCATCAGGACCCTCAGTATAATGTTCTTTATAGAAATATTAATATGGTTAGATCTTTTGTAGATGCGGCAGAGTCTAAAAAAATAATGACATGGGCAGATATGGCACAAATTGATGGTGCGCATAATGCGAATGCAACAGCTAGAGATGCTTGGAAAGTTATGCCTGAATTGATGGTTCAACATGCTATAAATGCAATTTTTTCGCATAAAGTAGGGATGAAGAAAGAAAATATTTGTCTTTCAACTGTACCACCGTCAGCATCTCCTGTACCTTGTATGAAATATGATCTTCCATATGCTGTGGCATTAAGAGATTTCTTTTCTGATTATAAAATGAGAGCTCAACAAAATACTAAATATATCACATCTTCATCAAGGGAAGCTACCGTAACACATGTTTTAAATATGATGATTTCTAAACTTACAAGTGCAGATATTCAATCAACAATTACTCCTGATGAGGGAAGAAATGTTCCGTGGCATTTTAATAATATAGAAGCTTGTGACAATGCAAAACAAACTCTTGTAGGATTAGATGGCTTATTGGAAATGGTAGAGCTTAAAAAAGAGGGCTATTTACCTGAAAAGGTTAGAGAGTTGAAAGAAAGAGCGGTACTTTTCTTAGAAGAATTAATCGAAGTAGGTGGATATTTTGAAGCAGTAGAAAAAGGATTCTTTGTAGATTCTGGTATGTATCCAGAAAGAAATGGTGATGGAATTGGAAGAAAAATGAATGGTGGTGTAGGTGTAGGAACTGTTTTTGAAAGAGATGAAGACTACTTAGCACCTGTAACTGCTCATTATGGTTATAATAATATTGCCCAATATGATGAGACGGCAGTAGATGATCCATCAAAATTAATTGGTGGTTGTACCTTTGAAAAACCTGAAAAAATTATCTTTATTGATGAATTAGATGAAAATGACAATGTATATATGCGTTTAGATGAAAGCGAAAAATATAGGAATTCTAATTTTATTAAGCCTGAGGTAGAATGGTTAGCAGACGGAACTGTTCAAGTTGAATTATTCCTTCCAACAAGTAAGAGAGTTGCTGAATTTGCAGCGTTAGAATTTGCTAAAAAAATGAATCTTTCTGATCCAGAAGTAATTCATTTAGAAATAATGCATCCATCAGAAGGAACAAGAATACAATTAAAGGGAAAAATTGATTTTGATGTTGATATAAGTAAATTAGAAATACCAGAAGAACCAAAAGTTCTTAGTGATGAAGAATTATGGGCTGAAATAGAAAAAAATCCTCTAAAGGTTGTTGCTGCTACTGTAGGAGAAGATGAACATTCTGTTGGACTTCGTGAAATTATTGATATTAAACATGGTGGCATAGAAAAATGGGGTATAGAAGTTGAATATCTTGGAACTTCTTGTCCTGTAGAAAAACTTGTAGATGCTGCAATAGAAACTAATGCAGATGCAATTTTAGCTTCTACAATTATTAGTCATGATGATATTCACTATAAAAACATGAAGAGAATTCATGAATTATGTGTAGAAAAAGGTATAAGAGATAAAGTTATGATTGCTTGTGGAGGAACACAAGTTACACCTGAAATCGCAGTGAAACAAGGTGTAGATGCTGGATTTGGTAGAGGTTCTAAAGGCATTCATGTGGCTACATTCTTTGTAAATAAAAGAAGAGAAATGAGAAGGGAAATGAATAATGAAAATTGATATTTTAGTTGCAGAGATTGGAAGTACTACTACAGTAATCAATGCTTTTTCAAATATACACACTGACTGCCCTAAATTTTTAGGGCAAGGTCAGGCTCCAACAACTGTATTAGATGGAGATGTAACTATTGGGCTGCATGGAGCTATAGAAGATCTTAAAAAAAATTTAAGCATTAATGATTTGATTTATGATGAAATGATCGCAACCAGTAGTGCAGCAGGTGGCCTTAAGATGACAGTTCATGGATTGGTCTATGATATGACTGTTCGTGCTGCTAAAGAAGCCGCGCTAGGTGCTGGCGGTATTATTCATAGTGTTACGGGTGGAAAATTAAGAAAGAGTGATTTGAAAAAAATTAAGGAAATAAAGCCTAATCTGATATTGATTGCAGGTGGTGTAGATTATGGGGAAAGAGACACTGCCCTTTATAATGCAGAACTAATTAGAGAAATGGACATCAATACACCTATTGTATATGCTGGAAATATTGAAAATAGAGATGAGATTATTGAAATATTTAAGGATACACCAAGCAAATTGTATGTTACAGAAAATGTTTATCCAAAAATCGATCAATTAAATGTAGAACCTACGAGAAAGGTTATTCAAGAGGTATTTGAAGAACATATTATACATGCTCCTGGAATGAGCCGAGTAAGAGAAATGGTCAATGGGCCTATTATACCAACACCAGGTGCTGTTATGTTAGCTGCTAAATTGTTAAAGGAAGAAATTGGAGATTTGGTGGTTATTGATGTGGGTGGAGCTACAACGGATGTACATTCAGTTACTGAAGGAAGTGAAGCTGTTAATAGAATATTGATTAGTCCAGAGCCTGTAGCTAAAAGAACTGTAGAAGGTGATTTAGGTGTGTATGTTAATATGAAAAATATTGTTCAGCGGTTAGGGCTTGAAGGATTAAGTAAAAGAATGAAAATATCAGAAGAAGAAGTTCAACGATTAATAGATCATCATAAACCTATTCCTACAGAAGAAATAGAGAAGCGATTTGTTGAAGAATTAACAAAGGAAGCTGTTTTAACAGCTATTAGAAGACATGCAGGACATTTTAGACATTTATATGGACCAGGTGGAAAGAAAACTATTGCAGAGGGCAAAGATTTAACCATGACGCAATACATAATAGGAACTGGAGGAGCTTTAACAAGGCTTCCTAATCGTATAGAGATTATGAAGGAGATAGCCCTTAACAATAAAGGAGATGAATTATTTCCTAAAAAAGGAGCTGAAATATTAGTAGATAATGATTATATTATGGCGTCTCTTGGGGTTTTATCGAAGAGGTATCCAGAAGCTGCCTTATTATTAATGAAAAAAAGTTTACAAATAGACTAGTGAGCCGGGATAAATCCCGGCTGTCAGTTTAAGGGGAGGGAAAAGTATGAATATCTGTCCAAGAATAGAAG includes:
- the ortB gene encoding 2-amino-4-oxopentanoate thiolase subunit OrtB, with translation MSRDMSYEGVMARKNEIMKKAIGIDYSIFESGHIRFDYEEMMRETGYTLDEMQKIQGDTGVGNTPLLELKNLTKLARMVSPAGKGARIFVKDEAANPSGSFKARRAANAVYHAKKLGYKGVIAATSGNYGAAVASQAAIHGLKCIIVQECYDSKGLGQPEIIEKARKCEAYGAEVVQLTVGPELFYTFLKLLEETGYFNASLYSPFGIAGVETLGYEIAMQFRERVGRDPDVVVCTNAGGGNLTGTARGLLKAGADHVKVVGASVDLTGLHMASDEQFNKKSFTTGHTGFGIPFATWPDRSDVPRSAARPLRYMDRYVIVTQGQVFYMTETLAQIEGLERGPAGNTSLAAAFSIAQELDEDKIIVVQETEYTGAGKHVQPQLSFARDNGIELKFGNPEEEVPGKNIILPEHPRLIKAKDIDLNKLKRSYIHHCIETYSKNEISSADLEFLVQDTKSSVEFVREVLSEKGVKVVE
- a CDS encoding GlmL-related ornithine degradation protein, which translates into the protein MKIDILVAEIGSTTTVINAFSNIHTDCPKFLGQGQAPTTVLDGDVTIGLHGAIEDLKKNLSINDLIYDEMIATSSAAGGLKMTVHGLVYDMTVRAAKEAALGAGGIIHSVTGGKLRKSDLKKIKEIKPNLILIAGGVDYGERDTALYNAELIREMDINTPIVYAGNIENRDEIIEIFKDTPSKLYVTENVYPKIDQLNVEPTRKVIQEVFEEHIIHAPGMSRVREMVNGPIIPTPGAVMLAAKLLKEEIGDLVVIDVGGATTDVHSVTEGSEAVNRILISPEPVAKRTVEGDLGVYVNMKNIVQRLGLEGLSKRMKISEEEVQRLIDHHKPIPTEEIEKRFVEELTKEAVLTAIRRHAGHFRHLYGPGGKKTIAEGKDLTMTQYIIGTGGALTRLPNRIEIMKEIALNNKGDELFPKKGAEILVDNDYIMASLGVLSKRYPEAALLLMKKSLQID
- the ord gene encoding 2,4-diaminopentanoate dehydrogenase, whose protein sequence is MENVKVIIWGLGAMGSGMAEMLLKKKGVEIVGVVGRGKKLGTSMYDYLSVERGDRPDVLIGAYDEVITEKAADVVLLCTDSFTKNAFEKIKFCLEKKINVISSAEEMAYPKAQEPELTKEMDRIAKENGVTVLGTGINPGLMMDLLVIALTGACEEVEHLTARRVNSLSPFGPAVMEEQGIGLTVEAFNKGVEEGTLAGHVGFAESVNMIADAIGWKLSDKVKQTMEPIVTSVHRKSPYAEVQPGDVAGCAMKGYGYVDGELKIEMDHPQQIEPELEGVHTGDYIIIKGTPNINMAINPEVPGGIGTIAMCVNMIPHVINARPGLKTMIDLPVPRAIMGDMRDLIER
- the ortA gene encoding 2-amino-4-oxopentanoate thiolase subunit OrtA, producing MQVKKGEWVRIHNIVLDAKERAPQVPEDTKKVPLEAWVKGFLQHDAQIGDEVEVKTMTGRIEKGKLIEVNSTYHHNYGNFVPELLQIGISLRDILWGGEAHE
- a CDS encoding ornithine aminomutase subunit alpha translates to MKAYLKREDDFQQRRKHLANLTDEELKERFWELAEKAVEPLLELARKNTTPSIERSVLLRMGFSSLEAKPLVEGAIERGLMGKGVGHIVYRIAKEKNIPLRQAGLEMIEGKHWDDAIEIFRGGVA
- the oraE gene encoding D-ornithine 4,5-aminomutase subunit OraE encodes the protein MKKLDINEKLDIREILKDLESYRPKRRGWTWRKKLDKLQIGPHTYHDCSPSLKNSIGIPAAVQYFDNLDPQPQETITTEIASGRFEDDIRRMRMAAWHGADHMMVIRTAGQSHFDGLIEGTPQGIGGIPVTRKQVRAQRKALDLIEEEVGRPINYHSYVSGVAGPEVAVMFAEEGINGAHQDPQYNVLYRNINMVRSFVDAAESKKIMTWADMAQIDGAHNANATARDAWKVMPELMVQHAINAIFSHKVGMKKENICLSTVPPSASPVPCMKYDLPYAVALRDFFSDYKMRAQQNTKYITSSSREATVTHVLNMMISKLTSADIQSTITPDEGRNVPWHFNNIEACDNAKQTLVGLDGLLEMVELKKEGYLPEKVRELKERAVLFLEELIEVGGYFEAVEKGFFVDSGMYPERNGDGIGRKMNGGVGVGTVFERDEDYLAPVTAHYGYNNIAQYDETAVDDPSKLIGGCTFEKPEKIIFIDELDENDNVYMRLDESEKYRNSNFIKPEVEWLADGTVQVELFLPTSKRVAEFAALEFAKKMNLSDPEVIHLEIMHPSEGTRIQLKGKIDFDVDISKLEIPEEPKVLSDEELWAEIEKNPLKVVAATVGEDEHSVGLREIIDIKHGGIEKWGIEVEYLGTSCPVEKLVDAAIETNADAILASTIISHDDIHYKNMKRIHELCVEKGIRDKVMIACGGTQVTPEIAVKQGVDAGFGRGSKGIHVATFFVNKRREMRREMNNEN
- a CDS encoding sigma-54 interaction domain-containing protein, with the translated sequence MKAYINDILETILEYIDEGVHVIDNERKTIIYNRAMTELEGMKKDDVLNKDFLEVFPTLDQNSSTMLKALNKEEKIIDHPQIYMNNHNQEVTTINTTVPIFSNNKKIGVLEIAKNITKVKQLSDKIMSLQMELSKTGKKDIFKNKFTFSSIIGNNKKFIQAIDYAKKAAKFSSSVLIYGETGTGKELVAQSIHYGSSRAKKPFLAQNCAAIPESLLEGILFGTVKGGFTGAINRPGLFEQANGGTIFLDEINSMGLQLQSKLLRVLQEGTIRRVGGLKDIPINVRIIASTNEEPYESIEKGKIRKDLFYRINVIPIYLPPLRQRVDDIEVLAKYFVDKYNKKLNKKVKTIDGFVLNAFKNYKWPGNVRELENIIEGAMNIVENESILKKEHFSPQANAKIFALAYESHIELKKSLPDTLEEIEKNIIIKVLKSCNNNISKAALELGIKRQTLQHKLRKYKITVK